From Trichomycterus rosablanca isolate fTriRos1 chromosome 18, fTriRos1.hap1, whole genome shotgun sequence, the proteins below share one genomic window:
- the srek1ip1 gene encoding protein SREK1IP1: protein MAVPGVNKDNIRAGCKRCGYPGHLTFECRNFVRVDPRKDIVLDVSSTSSEESEDEAEQEPVRKEKIFGSSRSKDSSNGSKKEKHRKRSKERKTKKRSHSSSDDDDDEEGSHKKKKKSHKRKSKKEKQKKEKKSSKKQKKKHTQSSSSDSSSSSSD, encoded by the exons ATGGCTGTTCCAG GTGTGAATAAGGATAACATTCGAGCTGGATGTAAAAGATGTGGCTATC CGGGTCACCTAACGTTCGAGTGTCGTAACTTTGTGCGCGTGGACCCAAGGAAAGATATCGTTTTGGATGTTAGCAGCACGAGCTCTGAGGAGAGTGAAGACGAAGCAGAACAGGAACCTGTCAGGAAGGAGAAGATCTTTGGGAGCAGTCGCTCCAAGG ATTCCAGCAACGGTTCTAAAAAGGAGAAACACAGAAAGAGAAGtaaagagagaaaaacaaagaaGCG GTCTCACTCGTCcagcgatgatgatgatgatgaggaagGAAGccacaaaaagaagaaaaaaagccaTAAGAGGAAAAGCAAAAAGGAAAAGcaaaagaaagagaagaagagctctaaaaaacagaagaagaaacacacacaatccTCCTCATCGGACAGCTCCAGTTCATCCTCAgattaa
- the LOC134332767 gene encoding placenta-specific gene 8 protein-like: protein MAVTSQPGPFSPSDFQTGLFDCCDDCGICLCGYFCLPCMGCKIASDMGECCLCGLGMPMRSVYRTKYNIKGSMCKDFMVTGCCLTCATCQLKRDINRRKQQGMF, encoded by the exons ATGGCAGTAACAAGCCAGCCTGGACCTTTCTCCCCCTCCGACTTCCAGACAGGACTGTTCGACTGCTGTGATGACTGCGGAATAT GCCTGTGTGGATACTTTTGCCTCCCTTGTATGGGCTGTAAGATTGCCAGCGACATGGGTGAATGCTGCTTATGTGGCTTAGGCATGCCAATGAGAAGTGTGTACAGAACCAAATACAATATTAAG GGCTCCATGTGTAAGGACTTCATGGTGACAGGCTGCTGTCTGACTTGTGCCACTTGTCAGTTAAAGAGAGACATAAACAGGAGGAAGCAGCAGGGAATGTTCTAA
- the cops4 gene encoding COP9 signalosome complex subunit 4 isoform X1 has product MASGVKQELAQLMNSSGSHKDQAGKYRQILEKALQFTESDQHEALKAFVEAMVNENVSLVVSRQLLTDFCNHLTNLADSTAKAVCHFTLEKIQPRVISFEEQVASIRQHLATIYEKEEDWRNAAQVLVGIPLETGQKQYNVDYKLDTYLKIARLYLEDDDPVQAEAYINRASLLQNESTNEQLQIHYKVCYARVLDYRRKFIEAAQRYNELSYKSIVHESERLEALKHALHCTILASAGQQRSRMLATLFKDERCQQLAAYGILEKMYLDRIIRGNQLQEFAAMLMPHQKATTADGSSILDRAVIEHNLLSASKLYNNITFEELGALLEIPPAKAEKIASQMITEGRMNGFIDQIDSIVHFETREPLPTWDKQIQSLCFQVNNLLEKISQAAPAWTAQAMEAQMSQ; this is encoded by the exons ATGGCGTCCGGTGTAAAGCAGGAGCTTGCTCAGCTAATGAATTCTAGTGGATCTCACAAAGATCAGGCTGGCAA GTACCGCCAGATATTGGAGAAAGCTCTTCAGTTTACAGAATCTGATCAACATGAGGCATTAAAAGCATTTGTGGAAGCTA TGGTCAATGAGAATGTGAGTCTGGTAGTGTCCAGGCAGCTCCTGACTGACTTTTGCAATCACCTCACAAACTTAGCAGATAGCACAGCTAAAGCCGTCTGCCACTTTACCCTCGAGAAGATTCAGCCGAGAGTCATCTCCTTTGAAGAGCAG GTGGCTTCAATACGACAGCATCTAGCTACTATATATGAAAAGGAAGAGGACTGGAGAAATGCTGCCCAGGTCTTAGTGGGTATTCCATTAGAGACTGGACAAAA ACAGTACAACGTTGATTACAAACTGGACACCTACCTGAAGATTGCACGCCTTTACCTGGAGGATGATGATCCTGTTCAGGCTGAGGCCTACATAAACCGAGCCTCCTTACTCCAGAATGAGTCCACAAACGAACAGCTGCAGATCCACTACAAG GTCTGCTACGCCAGAGTGCTAGACTACAGGAGGAAGTTTATTGAAGCAGCCCAGCGCTACAATGAGCTTTCATATAAATCCATTGTTCACGAGAGTGAGCGTCTTGAGGCCTTAAAACACGCCCTTCACTGCACTATCCTGGCCTCGGCAG GGCAACAACGCTCACGCATGCTGGCTACACTGTTCAAAGATGAGCGATGCCAGCAGCTGGCAGCCTACGGCATTCTTGAAAAGATGTATTTGGATCGCATCATTCGGGGAAACCAACTTCAGGAGTTTGCCGCCATGTTGATGCCCCACCAGAAAGCCACCACAGCAGATG gttCTAGCATCTTAGATCGAGCCGTCATCGAGCACAATCTCCTCTCTGCTAGCAAACTCTACAACAACATCACATTTGAAGAGTTAGGTGCATTATTAGAGATCCCACCTGCAAAG GCAGAAAAGATCGCCTCCCAAATGATTACAGAGGGCCGCATGAACGGCTTTATTGACCAAATAGATAGCATTGTTCATTTTGAGA CGCGAGAGCCTCTACCGACCTGGGACAAGCAGATCCAGTCCCTCTGCTTCCAAGTGAACAATCTTTTGGAGAAGATCAGTCAGGCAGCACCAGCATGGACTGCACAAGCTATGGAAGCCCAGATGTCCCAATAA
- the cops4 gene encoding COP9 signalosome complex subunit 4 isoform X2, whose translation MVNENVSLVVSRQLLTDFCNHLTNLADSTAKAVCHFTLEKIQPRVISFEEQVASIRQHLATIYEKEEDWRNAAQVLVGIPLETGQKQYNVDYKLDTYLKIARLYLEDDDPVQAEAYINRASLLQNESTNEQLQIHYKVCYARVLDYRRKFIEAAQRYNELSYKSIVHESERLEALKHALHCTILASAGQQRSRMLATLFKDERCQQLAAYGILEKMYLDRIIRGNQLQEFAAMLMPHQKATTADGSSILDRAVIEHNLLSASKLYNNITFEELGALLEIPPAKAEKIASQMITEGRMNGFIDQIDSIVHFETREPLPTWDKQIQSLCFQVNNLLEKISQAAPAWTAQAMEAQMSQ comes from the exons A TGGTCAATGAGAATGTGAGTCTGGTAGTGTCCAGGCAGCTCCTGACTGACTTTTGCAATCACCTCACAAACTTAGCAGATAGCACAGCTAAAGCCGTCTGCCACTTTACCCTCGAGAAGATTCAGCCGAGAGTCATCTCCTTTGAAGAGCAG GTGGCTTCAATACGACAGCATCTAGCTACTATATATGAAAAGGAAGAGGACTGGAGAAATGCTGCCCAGGTCTTAGTGGGTATTCCATTAGAGACTGGACAAAA ACAGTACAACGTTGATTACAAACTGGACACCTACCTGAAGATTGCACGCCTTTACCTGGAGGATGATGATCCTGTTCAGGCTGAGGCCTACATAAACCGAGCCTCCTTACTCCAGAATGAGTCCACAAACGAACAGCTGCAGATCCACTACAAG GTCTGCTACGCCAGAGTGCTAGACTACAGGAGGAAGTTTATTGAAGCAGCCCAGCGCTACAATGAGCTTTCATATAAATCCATTGTTCACGAGAGTGAGCGTCTTGAGGCCTTAAAACACGCCCTTCACTGCACTATCCTGGCCTCGGCAG GGCAACAACGCTCACGCATGCTGGCTACACTGTTCAAAGATGAGCGATGCCAGCAGCTGGCAGCCTACGGCATTCTTGAAAAGATGTATTTGGATCGCATCATTCGGGGAAACCAACTTCAGGAGTTTGCCGCCATGTTGATGCCCCACCAGAAAGCCACCACAGCAGATG gttCTAGCATCTTAGATCGAGCCGTCATCGAGCACAATCTCCTCTCTGCTAGCAAACTCTACAACAACATCACATTTGAAGAGTTAGGTGCATTATTAGAGATCCCACCTGCAAAG GCAGAAAAGATCGCCTCCCAAATGATTACAGAGGGCCGCATGAACGGCTTTATTGACCAAATAGATAGCATTGTTCATTTTGAGA CGCGAGAGCCTCTACCGACCTGGGACAAGCAGATCCAGTCCCTCTGCTTCCAAGTGAACAATCTTTTGGAGAAGATCAGTCAGGCAGCACCAGCATGGACTGCACAAGCTATGGAAGCCCAGATGTCCCAATAA